A stretch of the Manis pentadactyla isolate mManPen7 chromosome 16, mManPen7.hap1, whole genome shotgun sequence genome encodes the following:
- the LOC130681244 gene encoding E3 ubiquitin-protein ligase Arkadia-like has translation MTLGEKPEAMFRLKAEHEKRTQKQEILDPLQETEDHNSGASQETIERCTYPHKYKKRDQPRQQAGEAPTQEATEEQCTICLCTLEEGEDVRRLPCMHIFHRVCIDQWLATTTRCPLCRGDIEDQLPREN, from the exons ATGACACTTGGGGAGAAACCTGAAGCTATGTTTAGGCTTAAGGCAGAACATGAGAAGAGGAcacagaagcaagag ATACTGGATCCTTTACAAGAAACAGAAGATCACAACAGCGGAGCATCTCAGGAGACGATCGAGAGatgcacatacccacataaatacaaaaaa AGGGACCAGCCCCGCCAACAAGCCGGCGAAGCACCGACTCAGGAAGCCACCGAGGAGCAGTGCACTATCTGCCTCTGCACTTTGGAGGAAGGGGAAGACGTGAG ACGTCTTCCTTGCATGCACATTTTTCATCGAGTGTGCATCGACCAGTGGCTGGCTACGACTACGAGATGCCCCTTATGCAGAGGGGACATCGAAGACCAGCTGCCACGTGAAAATTAA